The following proteins are co-located in the Carassius auratus strain Wakin chromosome 7, ASM336829v1, whole genome shotgun sequence genome:
- the cd81a gene encoding CD81 molecule a, with amino-acid sequence MGVEGCTKCIKYMLFFFNFVFWLAGCVVLGVSLWLRHDNKTSSILELKYEGAEAPSTFYISIYILIAVGAVMMFVGFLGCYGAIQESQCLLGTFFACLVILFACEVAAGIWGFMHKDTISKEVISFYDSVFDKSSTATEEQKPAAVAVLKVFHETLNCCGKGDTFSIVKQWFKDTCPKDFSTVNCHTKINDLFTDKIHLIGFAALAVAVIMIFEMIFSMVLCCSIRNSPVY; translated from the exons ctggcTGGTTGTGTGGTCTTGGGAGTTTCTCTCTGGCTTCGTCATGACAACAAAACTAGCAGTATTCTGGAACTGAAGTATGAGGGCGCAGAAGCACCCAGCACCTTCTACATCA GTATCTACATCCTGATTGCTGTCGGTGCTGTGATGATGTTTGTTGGATTCCTTGGTTGCTATGGAGCCATACAGGAATCGCAGTGTCTTCTCGGAACA TTCTTTGCCTGCCTGGTCATTCTGTTTGCCTGTGAGGTTGCTGCTGGAATCTGGGGTTTCATGCACAAAGACACG aTCTCCAAAGAGGTGATCTCTTTCTATGACTCTGTGTTTGACAAAAGCTCAACAGCAACCGAGGAGCAAAAGCCGGCAGCCGTTGCTGTATTGAAGGTTTTTCATGAGACT CTTAACTGCTGTGGCAAAGGAGACACGTTTTCAATAGTTAAACAATGGTTTAAAGACACCTGTCCTAAAGACTTTTCTACCGTA AACTGTCACACCAAGATCAACGATCTTTTCACTGACAAGATCCATTTGATTGGTTTCGCTGCCTTGGCTGTCGCTGTTATCATG ATCTTCGAGATGATCTTCAGCATGGTGCTTTGCTGCAGCATCAGGAACAGCCCTGTTTACTGA